The Chiloscyllium plagiosum isolate BGI_BamShark_2017 chromosome 18, ASM401019v2, whole genome shotgun sequence sequence ttcatttgcccagccagctgccttttaaatgttgtaggtTAGATGGTTAGTCTAATGAGAAGACACTCTTGTCAAATGTGTAGTACAGGCCGACTACTGTATCTGCAGAATCGTTTTCCGCAGTTTCAGTTACCTGCGGTTTACCGGGGAAAGGGagcattccagaaccagggaccaggtgctgctgggaaggtaaatttcctatttaaatgaatgggttcactcctatccGCAGTTTTGGGCTTCCACGGTAGGTCTTGGAGCGTATCCCCCATGGGTACAGGGGGACTTCTGTATATTGCATGACTGCAACTAGATACAACTTATATTCATGATGTTGCTAGATACTGGGCTGGATCTTATCAAAAATCAGCAAACTGCCATTTTAATGAGTTTCACAGAGAACATCTCTCTGTCAGACCTAACATTTTCATCACAAGAACACCTCATTAAAAACCTACCACACCCTCATGATGCCTTTATTGTCCAATGCTCACCTGATTCTCACACCAACTGTAGTATTCACCACCACTGGGATATCTCAGGATCCCTGATGCTGGCACCATCCTGAAATATCCATTGTGCTGTTGTGAAACACGTTCAGTCCAGAGATGCCCAGCACAGCACATGGCATTTTCCCCAGACTTGGCTGAGAAGGGGAAATTGGAGCACTAGTTTGTGGCCATGGATTTTGATGTCCCAGTGTGACAAACTAGTGAGAGAAGGGACATCCTCTTCTTGAAGACTGACACAAGCAAGTCAGAAGAAGTGAGCCTGTAAATTCTGATTTGGGATAGCAAAACACAGAAAGGCAGAGATACAAATAGGTTCAAAGTTAATGGGACAAGCAAGGATCCCTAAGCAGCAGCCTGCTCCAATGCCTGGGACAGGTATCCGTCCCAGTgtacaaagtgtccttgcagcagtatCACAATGAGAGGTATCAGTATGCTCCAAAGTGGAGCACTGAAATGCAAAGCCATACTGTCAGTGGATTGGGGATGTGTCATGGTGGTGCAGAGAGACTGGTGATTGTTAGATGCCAATCTTGGTGAGATAGAGAGGAATGTATGTGATCTCTGTCCATGAAGTGTGCCCTGAGCCATTAATGCTGGGTGTCCAGGATTGGGAGGCAGAGGAAGTAGCGACCTCAAGTCATCAGGTACCTGCTTTGACTTTCATATCAGGTGTTCTCAGTGTCTAATCCGTAGATTGGAAGACTGCACATTAATAAAATGAGATTAAGTAATTATGAGGTTGATAAACTGTTATCCCTGTTAATAGGCCCCTCATCACTCACTGACAAGAAACTCATCTTAACGTCTGGGGGTTGGTTTGAAAAAAtctcacaattttccaaaatttctcatCATAACCCATGTCATTCAGGGCCAAGTAGATTCTGTTGCAGAGGTGAGTTGAAGATCTACATTGTAGATCTTTTCCGAGATCTTTAGCTCTTCTGCCCACAACCCTATGTGATGTCATTGTAGTAAGTGAAAATTAATTCACTCCTCCGTATTAACTCTTTCGGACCCTTGTACGACAGTGGGCATCTTTGTGAAATGCTGCAGTCTATGTTTTCAGTGGCCTCAAAGTGATGAAAGACAGAGATAAAGATTTTGACTCCATTATAATGAAGGAATGTCAATAAATGTCCATGTTATTTGCTGATGCTTTATCAAGAACGtaagattcaaaagggacttgATGGTTGCTTCCATTTGGAAGGAATGTGTGAAATTCGTTCTCTTTCTATTTAAGATTAAGGAGGGATTTTTCTCTCTTGGGCGAGTCATTAGCTGTGGGATTCATTTCTCCAGAACTGCAAGGAGCTGGGTGATTGAGTGTATTCAAACCTGAGTTAGCTTTTTGATCAACAATGGAGTGGAGGAGAGGGtaggcagacaggaaagtggagctgagactacTCAGTTATTCAATAAACTCATTGGTAGTCCAATGTACTCTTATCTTTATGCTCATGTTcttgttctttgtgattttccgATATACTGGTACTCTCATCCTTTTTAACTGTGGAGATCACACTTATGATGCTAATATTCTAGAAGCATTGGTGACATTATGCAATGTATCCTGTCGAAAGTACACAATGCAGTACAGAATTAACGTGATGGAGGAAGCAAATATTTAAACTTGCAAGAGGTGTAGCTTACACAGGCTGCATCGTGCTGGATGCTAATGAGGCTTTCGTATGATTGAGTTCAAAGAAGAGATCTAGACTCTTAAATGTCATTTAACCAATTTCTACCATATACTTTGATTTGgcagttcttaaaaaaaattgtcagttATAAATTTAATTGAAGACAAACCAGAATTCAAGGATCTTCTCTAAGCATGTTAAGAGTAAAAGGGTTGTCAGAGGAGTGATAGAACCAATTAGGTATCGAAATGGAGAACTTGGTGAAGGCAgaaccacagtccaaaaatgtatagatgaggtggattggctgtgctaaaacagacatcgtgtccagggatgtgcaggttaggtggagtggccatggggATTgtgtggttacagggatagggtaggggggtgcaatcagataggatgcttttcagagggtcagtgtggactcgatggactgaatggcctgcacacACACTGtcgggtttctatgattctaagtgattAATTTACATTTAGGAAGACAGCTTTACTGCACATATAATAGtaagaatgatacagcacagtaGGCATGGAGACAAAAACCCATCCTCATGTTGAGGATATTATCTATCATATGTGGTCCTGCTACTATGTTGAATGAGATTGATTCAAAACATATAACAGCTCCAAACTGAGCATTCATGCGGAAGTGTGTCTTCAGCAATTCTGGAATTGCAATTAACCACAACTTGTAATTTCATAGCCCTCAATCTACCCTGGGAATAACTCTGGCTCAAGGAGAAGTGCAGGATAGCATGAGAGAAGCCACAGTgtgcatacctaaaaatgaagaaCCAACTTGATGAAGCTACTACAGTGAACTACATCTTTAACAAAACAGTGGAAGTAGCCTGGAATCGATAGAACTCAGCAATCCAATGACCAGTGGTAAGATCTATGCTATGCAGTTCTACCAATTCAGCTGTGAATGGCAGTGGACAATACACAATAGCTCAAGGAAGAGACTCCACCCATTTTCCCATCTGCGATGATGGAGTAACCCAGCAAAAAGACAAGGCAGAAGTATTTACTGTATATTCAACCAGAAGGATGATCTATCGCAGCCATCTTCTGAGGTTGTCAACATTCACAGATGTCAGTCCTCAATGTGACATCATGATACAGGAGAAGTTATTGCAAACACCAAAAGTAATAGGGATTGACAATCTCCTGATAGTAGCACAAGAGACTTGTGTTCCAGAGCTAGACAACCCCTTAGCCAAGTTGGTCCAGTAGTTATAAATACAGTAGGTGCATTACTCCACTATTTGTAAACTCCCCTTCAACTCCCCTGGAACCATATTGCTGTTAACTTCAATGTCAATGGGTCAAATCCTAGAGTTTCCTTCCTAACACCACCGTGGGTGTACTTACACCAGCAGTCAAAAAAGTAGATTGCCATCCAATCAACTAGCAATGAACACCAAATGCTCATCTTACTAGCAGCACACAAATCACATTAAGAAATTAAAATAACTGTCAATTGAAAAGATTTTGGTCATCTATAAAACAATGACAATTGAGAAAACATAATCTTAAATCACTTTTGTTACAGTTTTTATCACTTGGCTGTCTACTCcaaataaggaggagaaagtgaggtctctctgaggatgaaagatcagtcctcagcagaggcctcaccttcattcccctacgctctcggattaatgagttcagcACACGgcacaattcttccgccgccttcggcTCCgcacctacttcttcaaccaagactctcgcccaccctctgacaaccccttctcacgcctccaacacaccccatccacctggacaccccgtgctggcctcctacctgccctcgacctcttcatagccaactgccgccgcgatattaaccgccacctgaactcccccacccctctcacccactccaaactctcaccctcggaacgtgcagccctccactcactccgttgcaaccccaaccttactatcaaaccagcagacaagggaggcgcggtagtagtttggcgcaccactgaggccaaacgccagctcgcagatacctcctcctactgccctcttgaccatgaccccacctcccaccaccaaaccatcatctcccagaccatccataacctcatcacctcgggggatctcccatccaccgcctccaacctcatagtcccactaccccgcaccgcccatttctacctcctgcccaaaatccacaaacccgactgccccggccgacccattgtctccgcctgctcctgccccaccgaactcatctccgcataccttgacaccgtcctgtcccccttagtccaagaactccccacctacgttcgggacaccacccatgccatccacctgctccatgattttcgcttccccggacCCCAACGCCTTATNNNNNNNNNNNNNNNNNNNNNNNNNNNNNNNNNNNNNNNNNNNNNNNNNNNNNNNNNNNNNNNNNNNNNNNNNNNNNNNNNNNNNNNNNNNNNNNNNNNNNNNNNNNNNNNNNNNNNNNNNNNNNNNNNNNNNNNNNNNNNNNNNNNNNNNNNNNNNNNNNNNNNNNNNNNNNNNNNNNNNNNNNNNNNNNNNNNNNNNNNNNNNNNNNNNNNNNNNNNNNNNNNNNNNNNNNNNNNNNNNNNNNNNNNNNNNNNNNNNNNNNNNNNNNNNNNNNNNNNNNNNNNNNNNNNNNNNNNNNNNNNNNNNNNNNNNNNNNNNNNNNNNNNNNNNNNNNNNNNNNNNNNNNNNNNNNNNNNNNNNNNNNNNNNNNNNNNNNNNNNNNNNNNNNNNNNNNNNNNNNNNNNNNNNNNNNNNNNNNNNNNNNNNNNNNNNNNNNNNNNNNNNNNNNNNNNNNNNNNNNNNNNNNNNNNNNNNNNNNNNNNNNNNNNNNNNNNNNNNNNNNNNNNNNNNNNNNNNNNNNNNNNNNNNNNNNNNNNNNNNNNNNNNNNNNNNNNNNNNNNNNNNNNNNNNNNNNNNNNNNNNNNNNNNNNNNNNNNNNNNNNNNNNNNNNNNNNNNNNNNNNNNNNNNNNNNNNNNNNNNNNNNNNNNNNNNNNNNNNNNNNNNNNNNNNNNNNNNNNNNNNNNNNNNNNNNNNNNNNNNNNNNNNNNNNNNNNNNNNNNNNNNNNNNNNNNNNNNNNNNNNNNNNNNNNNNNNNNNNNNNNNNNNNNNNNNNNNNNNNNNNNNNNNNNNNNNNNNNNNNNNNNNNNNNNNNNNNNNNNNNNNNNNNNNNNNNNNNNNNNNNNNNNNNNNNNNNNNNNNNNNNNNNNNNNNNNNNNNNNNNNNNNNNNNNNNNNNNNNNNNNNNNNNNNNNNNNNNNNNNNNNNNNNNNNNNNNNNNNNNNNNNNNNNNNNNNNNNNNNNNNNNNNNNNNNNNNNNNNNNNNNNNNNNNNNNNNNNNNNNNNNNNNNNNNNNNNNNNNNNNNNNNNNNNNNNNNNNNNNNNNNNNNNNNNNNNNNNNNNNNNNNNNNNNNNNNNNNNNNNNNNNNNNNNNNNNNNNNNNNNNNNNNNNNNNNNNNNNNNNNNNNNNNNNNNNNNNNNNNNNNNNNNNNNNNNNNNNNNNNNNNNNNNNNNNNNNNNNNNNNNNNNNNNNNNNNNNNNNNNNNNNNNNNNNNNNNNNNNNNNNNNNNNNNNNNNNNNNNNNNNNNNNNNNNNNNNNNNNNNNNNNNNNNNNNNNNNNNNNNNNNNNNNNNNNNNNNNNNNNNNNNNNNNNNNNNNNNNNNNNNNNNNNNNNNNNNNNNNNNNNNNNNNNNNNNNNNNNNNNNNNNNNNNNNNNNNNNNNNNNNNNNNNNNNNNNNNNNNNNNNNNNNNNNNNNNNNNNNNNNNNNNNNNNNNNNNNNNNNNNNNNNNNNNNNNNNNNNNNNNNNNNNNNNNNNNNNNNNNNNNNNNNNNNNNNNNNNNNNNNNNNNNNNNNNNNNNNNNNNNNNNNNNNNNNNNNNNNNNNNNNNNNNNNNNNNNNNNNNNNNNNNNNNNNNNNNNNNNNNNNNNNNNNNNNNNNNNNNNNNNNNNNNNNNNNNNNNNNNNNNNNNNNNNNNNNNNNNNNNNNNNNNNNNNNNNNNNNNNNNNNNNNNNNNNNNNNNNNNNNNNNNNNNNNNNNNNNNNNNNNNNNNNNNNNNNNNNNNNNNNNNNNNNNNNNNNNNNNNNNNNNNNNNNNNNNNNNNNNNNNNNNNNNNNNNNNNNNNNNNNNNNNNtcctgttccctggatgctgcctgacctgctgcgcttttccagcaacacattttctactcCAAATAAGGGCCAAACTCAACAGATTTCcctctctgaaaacaattaaTGTAATCCCAGTGAATCGGAAAATGATGCTCTCAAtaattaaatggaaaataaagtaatttagagatgtcctgttccctggatgctgcctgacctgctgcgcttttccagcaacacattttctactcCAAATAAGGGCCAAACTCAACAGATTTCcctctctgaaaacaattaaTGTAATCCCAGTGAATCGGAAAATGATGCTCTCAAtaattaaatggaaaataaagtaaTTTAGAGATGTAAATTTTACATTATCCGCAAATTGAATTACCATTTCATTTCTTGAGGTGTTGGCAGTTTAATGTCAAATCATCCACTATGACTGATAATTCTGAAATACAGTTTCTTCTACCATTCAATGCTTACCTGTTgatgctgtaattcaatcaacaGTCTTAATCTGGAGGGACAAGCTCCTCACAGAAAAGCAAAATagtgcggatgctggagatctccaATAAAATCAGGAAGTCCTAGGAaagttagcaggtctggcagcatcagtggagaaacaGAATTGAAGTTTTGAGTCCaaatggctcttcttcagaattagAAGGGATTGGAAAATGAAAAATAGCTGTGGAATGAAGGAGGGGAAGGAGCAAATGGATCAGATTGCTTAGAACCAAAGACAAAGGGGTTGCTAATGGGGATTGAAACTGATGGATGTAAATGAAGGTGTGAAAATGGGTCCCCTCTGCTGAGAGCAATGTCAACAAGACACAACTTGTATGTGTatataattatatatatatatataatttggtGTGGAGTAGAGATTGGAGGATGTAAAAAAATTCTTGGATACAAAAGTCATGCTGTGAAGTTGtaaaattcaatattgagtcctagaTGCTGTAAAAAGCCTTAATGGAAAATGATGTGTTCCAgctccagcttgcactgagcttcagtgTAAAGTACAGCTGGCACAGAACAATGGGAGCGCAGTGGTTTGTTGAAATAGCAAGCAATGGAAGGTTGGGATTTTACGTAAACGACAAAGcagaagtgttctgcaaagtggttgcCCTGTTTATGCTGTGTCTCCCCAATGTAATGGAGACCAAACTGTGAGCAGATATAAGTAAAATGTTGCTTCATTTGGAAGACGTGTTTGGGGCCGTGGAGAGTAGGAGGGAGCAGTGTTACACCtactgcaattgcatgggaaggtgccatgggggaaTGAGGGAGTATTAGgaatgatggaggagtggactttGCTGACACAGAGGGACGGTACTTGAAAAATGCTGACAGTTGGTGGGGGGAgaatgtgtttggtggtggatCCTCCTGGAAGTGGCAGATATGGCAGGTGATCCTTTTGAATTTAGAGATACTGTGGAATGGAAGATgtggacaaggggaaccctatcatTGTGCTGGGAGGGAAAGGAAGGGGTGAGGACAGAAAtgtgggagatgggttggacacAGTCGAGGGTTATGTCAACTATGGTGGGGGAAATTTCTTAGCTGAGGAAAAGCGAGGTGAATAATGTAAGTACATCCCAAACTCTGGACAATTAACAAATCAGAAAATTACCcttgtaaaataaaatcaatattttatttttactttttactTAATTTTTACTTATAGTGTAAACTTCAATAAATACTATATAGactttaaatattattttcaatCACCTAAATCATTGATTAATTTTCAATACGTAAGAAAAATTAAAGACTGTTTTACATTAATAATCACAGATCACAGTGTATTTTTATTACCAATTGAAAACATTATGAAATGTGGTGCTATTAATATGGTGgtaattttaataattttcttCCAAGTATATTTCTTCTTATATGATTAAAtctaatttttctttaaaaaaaccgGCTGCTGATTTCTTCAGATTGTAGGCCATCTGTGATATAAAAGTAGCTTCTGCATAACTCTCGATGAAGTGTGATATATCTGGAGGCTCGTTTTGTCTGTGGAACCACAAACCTCTCCGTAAATTCTGTCCTACTCAACTGTCGTTTACTTTGTGCTGCCAACACACGGTTGATGAAGGTCAATGCGTAGGAATAGCAGTTGTGCTCATATTCATTGTACCTATAATTATGCAGAATAACAATTGCTTTTAGAAAATCAATTCCTTTGATTGACA is a genomic window containing:
- the mkrn2os.2 gene encoding MKRN2 opposite strand protein isoform X2 codes for the protein MPRDYDGRSDLHVGISNTSGVVYNYIETGVQRDGCGWEECVCVPLVQPDMYSLINQWDIYLEQFSTADLWLPNRYNEYEHNCYSYALTFINRVLAAQSKRQLSRTEFTERFVVPQTKRASRYITLHRELCRSYFYITDGLQSEEISSRFF